One window of Amaranthus tricolor cultivar Red isolate AtriRed21 chromosome 13, ASM2621246v1, whole genome shotgun sequence genomic DNA carries:
- the LOC130797817 gene encoding WD-40 repeat-containing protein MSI1: protein MGKDEDEMRGEIEERLKNEEYKIWKKNTPFLYDLVITHALEWPSLTVEWLPDRDEPPGKDYSVQKMILGTHTSENEPNYLMLAQVQLPLEDAENDARHYDDERSDFGGFGCANGKVQIIQQINHDGEVNRARYMPQNPFIIATKTVSAEVYIFDYSKHPSKPPLDGACNPDLRLRGHSTEGYGLSWSKFKQGHLLSGSDDAQICLWDINATPRNKTLDAMQIFKVHEGVVEDVSWHMRHEYLFGSVGDDQYLLIWDLRAPTVTKPVQSVIAHQSEVNCLAFNPFNEWVVATGSTDKTVKLFDLRKINTALHTFDCHKEEVFQVGWSPKNETILASCCLGRRLMVWDLSRIDEEQTPEDAEDGPPELLFIHGGHTSKISDFSWNPCEDWVVASVAEDNILQIWQMAENIYHDEDDLSNDDPTATKGS from the exons ATGGGGAAAGATGAAGATGAGATGAGAGGGGAGATAGAAGAGAGATTGAAAAACGAGGAGTATAAGATATGGAAGAAAAATACTCCTTTTTTGTATGATTTGGTGATTACCCATGCTCTTGAATGGCCATCTCTCACCGTTGAGTGGCTCCCTGATCGAGACGAGCCTCCAGGGAAGGATTACTCGGTCCAGAAGATGATTTTAGGAACTCATACTTCAGAGAATGAGCCCAATTATCTTATGCTAGCTCAGGTTCAACTTCCTCTTGAAGATGCCGAGAATGATGCCCGACATTATGACGATGAACGGTCTGATTTTGGTGGGTTTGGGTGCGCCAATGGAAAG GTACAAATTATACAGCAGATTAACCATGATGGAGAGGTAAATCGAGCCCGGTATATGCCACAGAACCCATTCATAATTGCCACTAAAACAGTGAGTGCAGAAGTATATATCTTTGACTACAGTAAACATCCATCAAAGCCACCACTAGATGGCGCATGCAATCCCGATTTGAGATTACGAGGTCACAGCACCGAAGGATATGGTTTATCATGGAGCAAATTCAAGCAAGGGCATTTGTTGAGTGGCTCTGATGATGCACAGATTTGTCTTTGGGACATCAATGCCACTCCTAGAAATAAGACGCTCGATGCAATGCAAATATTTAAG GTTCATGAaggtgttgttgaggatgtttCGTGGCATATGAGGCACGAATATTTGTTTGGTTCTGTTGGAGATGATCAGTACCTGCTGATATGGGACCTTCGAGCTCCAACAGTTACCAAGCCTGTCCAGTCTGTAATTGCTCATCAAAGTGAG GTGAACTGCTTGGCTTTCAATCCTTTTAATGAATGGGTTGTCGCTACGGGCTCTACTGATAAGACTGTCAAGTTGTTTGATTTAAGGAAAATCAACACCGCGCTGCATACTTTTGATTGTCACAA AGAAGAGGTCTTCCAAGTTGGATGGAGTCCTAAAAATGAGACAATTTTGGCTTCTTGCTGTCTTGGTAGAAGACTGATGGTGTGGGACCTTAGCag AATTGACGAGGAACAAACTCCAGAAGATGCTGAAGACGGTCCACCTGAATTGCTTTTCATTCACGGCGGTCATACTAGCAAAATCTCGGACTTCTCATGGAATCCATGTGAAGATTGGGTGGTTGCGAGTGTTGCTGAGGACAACATACTTCAAATCTGGCAGATGGCCGAGAACATATACCATGACGAggatgatttatcaaatgacgATCCAACAGCTACGAAGGGCTCTTAA